Proteins encoded by one window of Vibrio panuliri:
- the fliP gene encoding flagellar type III secretion system pore protein FliP (The bacterial flagellar biogenesis protein FliP forms a type III secretion system (T3SS)-type pore required for flagellar assembly.), with protein sequence MTRNNRSVANTIASLVLAMMLSLVSTFAFATQELETPVANNVAASSVTASAMEREQGATRTISTSSMVGSGSGIPAFTVTTNGDGTEDYSVNLQILALMTMLGFLPAMVILMTSFTRIVVVMSILRQAMGLQQTPSNQVIIGIAMFLTFFIMSPVLSKVNDTAIQPYINEQVSAREAFDLAQIPMKDFMLKQTRVKDLETFVNISGSTADNPEDVSMAVLIPAFITSELKTAFQIGFMLFLPFLIIDLVVASVLMAMGMMMLSPMIVSLPFKLMLFVLVDGWNLILSTLAGSFAL encoded by the coding sequence ATGACAAGAAATAATCGTTCAGTCGCGAACACGATTGCAAGCCTCGTATTGGCGATGATGTTGTCCCTTGTGTCAACGTTCGCTTTTGCCACTCAAGAGCTTGAAACACCGGTGGCTAATAATGTTGCTGCGAGTTCAGTGACCGCTTCGGCAATGGAGCGTGAACAGGGAGCGACTCGTACCATTTCGACGAGCAGTATGGTGGGCTCGGGCAGTGGTATTCCTGCCTTTACCGTGACCACCAATGGTGATGGGACAGAAGACTACTCAGTCAACTTGCAGATCCTCGCCTTGATGACCATGTTGGGCTTTTTGCCTGCAATGGTCATTTTGATGACGTCATTTACCCGTATCGTCGTGGTGATGTCTATCTTGCGTCAAGCGATGGGTTTACAACAAACACCTTCAAACCAAGTCATCATTGGTATTGCGATGTTTTTGACCTTTTTTATCATGTCGCCGGTGCTGAGTAAGGTTAATGATACGGCAATTCAACCGTATATTAATGAGCAAGTTTCAGCCCGTGAAGCGTTTGATTTAGCCCAAATCCCGATGAAGGATTTTATGCTTAAGCAGACCCGAGTCAAAGACCTTGAAACCTTTGTCAATATCTCGGGTTCTACTGCTGACAATCCAGAAGATGTGTCGATGGCTGTCTTGATCCCTGCCTTTATCACTTCGGAGCTTAAGACTGCTTTCCAAATTGGTTTTATGCTGTTTTTGCCGTTTTTGATTATCGACTTGGTCGTTGCCTCGGTGTTGATGGCAATGGGTATGATGATGCTATCTCCTATGATCGTATCGTTACCGTTTAAACTCATGCTGTTTGTGTTGGTGGATGGTTGGAACCTGATCTTGTCCACTTTAGCCGGCAGTTTTGCCTTGTAG
- the fliQ gene encoding flagellar biosynthesis protein FliQ, with amino-acid sequence MTPEMFVELFRDALWMVLIMVCAIVIPSLLIGLVVAIFQAATSINEQTLSFLPRLVVTLLALMFFGHMMTQMMTEYFYSIIERLPQVLY; translated from the coding sequence ATGACTCCTGAAATGTTTGTCGAGCTATTCCGAGACGCGCTTTGGATGGTGCTTATTATGGTCTGCGCCATTGTTATACCAAGTTTGCTGATTGGTTTGGTGGTGGCAATATTTCAAGCTGCGACTTCGATTAACGAGCAAACCTTGAGTTTCTTGCCGCGTTTGGTGGTGACTTTGCTCGCTTTGATGTTTTTTGGTCATATGATGACGCAGATGATGACCGAGTATTTCTATTCGATTATTGAGCGTCTGCCACAAGTTCTGTATTAG
- the fliR gene encoding flagellar biosynthetic protein FliR, translating to MEYPATVVLDWIANYFWPYTRIAAMLMVMSVTGARFVPNRVRLFLGLAITFAVMPAIPKVPESIELLSFQGFMVLFEQIVIGVAMGTVTQFMIQIFVILGQILGMQSSLGFASMVDPANGQNTPLLGQLFMFLATMFFLATDGHLKMLMLVVMSFKSLPIGSGSLTAVDFRELALWLGTMFKFALSISLSGIIALLTINLSFGVMTRAAPQLNIFSLGFAFALIVGLLLCWYILGGLFTHYELIWLEGERQVCRFIRLDC from the coding sequence ATGGAATACCCAGCCACCGTTGTTCTCGATTGGATAGCCAACTATTTTTGGCCTTACACTCGCATTGCCGCCATGCTGATGGTGATGTCAGTGACGGGCGCACGCTTTGTGCCCAATCGTGTTCGGTTGTTTTTAGGGTTAGCCATCACTTTTGCTGTGATGCCCGCCATCCCTAAAGTGCCTGAGAGCATCGAGTTGCTGTCGTTTCAGGGCTTTATGGTGCTCTTTGAGCAGATTGTCATTGGTGTCGCGATGGGAACCGTCACCCAATTTATGATTCAGATCTTTGTTATTTTGGGTCAAATATTGGGTATGCAGTCGAGTTTGGGTTTCGCTTCCATGGTCGATCCGGCTAATGGACAAAATACTCCGCTACTTGGTCAGCTCTTTATGTTTTTAGCGACCATGTTTTTCCTTGCGACCGATGGGCACCTTAAAATGTTGATGCTGGTGGTCATGAGTTTTAAATCGTTGCCGATTGGCAGCGGCTCCCTGACTGCGGTGGACTTTCGTGAGTTAGCCCTGTGGTTGGGAACCATGTTTAAGTTTGCCTTGAGTATTTCTCTCTCTGGCATTATCGCGTTGTTAACCATTAACTTGTCCTTTGGTGTTATGACCCGTGCAGCACCTCAGTTGAATATTTTCTCACTCGGTTTCGCATTTGCGTTGATCGTCGGGTTACTGCTCTGTTGGTATATCTTAGGCGGGTTATTTACCCACTATGAGCTGATATGGCTTGAGGGTGAGCGGCAGGTGTGTCGTTTTATTCGCTTAGATTGCTAG
- the flhB gene encoding flagellar biosynthesis protein FlhB — translation MAEEDGQERTEDATPRRLQQAREKGQVARSKELASVSVLVVGSIALMWFGEGLAHALFSVMSRLFDLSREEIFDQTKLFDIALGSLTALILPLLFILLMLFIAALVGAAGVGGINFSAEAAMPKLSKMNPLSGLKRMIGMQSWVELVKSILKVTLVSGMAFYLINAAKEDLFQLSLDVFPQNIFHALDILLNFILLISCSLLIVVGIDIPFQIWQHANQLKMTKQEVKDEYKETEGKPEVKGRIRMLQREAAQRRMMAEVPQADVIITNPEHFSVALRYDQSKDRAPIVVAKGIDHLALKIREVAREHDIYIIPAPPLARSLYHSTELEQAIPDGLFTAVAQVLAYVFQLKQYRRRGGQRPHLKTSELPIPPDLRQ, via the coding sequence TTGGCTGAAGAAGACGGTCAAGAACGTACCGAAGACGCCACGCCCAGGCGCTTGCAACAAGCCCGAGAAAAAGGGCAGGTTGCAAGGTCAAAAGAGTTAGCGTCGGTTTCGGTATTAGTGGTAGGGTCTATCGCCTTGATGTGGTTTGGCGAGGGGCTGGCGCACGCGCTATTTAGCGTTATGTCGCGACTGTTCGACCTTTCCCGCGAAGAAATTTTCGATCAAACGAAACTGTTTGATATCGCACTTGGTTCACTGACGGCGCTTATTTTGCCATTACTGTTCATTCTCTTGATGTTGTTTATCGCTGCGCTCGTGGGAGCGGCTGGGGTCGGAGGGATCAACTTCTCCGCTGAAGCGGCGATGCCCAAGCTATCCAAAATGAACCCGCTAAGCGGTTTAAAGCGCATGATAGGGATGCAGAGTTGGGTTGAGTTGGTTAAATCTATCCTTAAGGTGACATTAGTTTCGGGGATGGCGTTTTATTTGATCAACGCCGCCAAAGAGGATTTGTTCCAACTCAGCTTGGATGTGTTCCCGCAGAACATCTTCCATGCTCTCGATATTCTGCTTAATTTTATCCTATTGATCAGTTGCTCTTTGCTCATTGTGGTCGGCATCGATATCCCGTTTCAGATTTGGCAGCACGCCAATCAACTGAAGATGACCAAACAAGAAGTAAAGGATGAGTATAAAGAAACCGAAGGTAAGCCTGAGGTTAAAGGCCGGATTCGTATGCTGCAACGTGAAGCCGCCCAGCGTAGGATGATGGCTGAAGTGCCGCAGGCGGATGTGATCATTACCAACCCAGAGCACTTTTCAGTGGCGTTGCGATATGATCAAAGCAAAGACCGTGCGCCTATCGTGGTAGCCAAGGGTATTGACCATCTCGCGCTCAAAATACGAGAAGTCGCCCGTGAGCACGACATCTATATTATTCCAGCGCCACCGTTGGCGCGTTCACTTTATCATTCGACTGAGCTTGAACAAGCCATACCTGATGGCTTGTTTACCGCGGTTGCGCAGGTGCTCGCTTATGTGTTCCAGCTTAAGCAGTATCGCCGACGTGGTGGTCAACGCCCGCACTTGAAAACATCAGAGCTGCCTATTCCGC